GGGAGTTCCTCCTAATAATAGGACAGAAAATCATCCAGATAAAACTCCAATTCTGTGATCTTCATGTTTTCACTTTCCCCTTTCTCGCCACAAACCAAAACCCAATAAATCCAAAAGATTTATTGGGTGAGATGGGAAAAGTTTGGCTTTCATAAATTAACTATTGACAGCTATAAAGCCCAATACAACGCGCCTTAGCTAATCTTAGCCTCAATCCGCAATTTATCGGCTACCATCGCGATAAATTCGCTATTCGTAGGTTTTGCTTTGCCGACGCTGACCGTGTAACCGAATACGGAGCGAATCGCGTCGAGGCTGCCGCGTCCCCACGCGACTTCAATTGCGTGGCGGATCGCCCGCTCGACGCGGCTCGGCGTGGTGTTGTATTTATCGGCAATTTTGGGATAAAGAACTTTTGTAATAGATCCAAGAATTTCGACATCTTTGTACACCATGTTGATCGCTTCCCGCAAATATTGATACCCTTTGATATGCGCTGGAACACCGATTTCATGGATGATGTTGGTAATGGAAGCGTCCACGTTTTTGCCGCGGGTCATCACCGGCAATTGTTTGCTTCCGCTCGGAACACGAACGACCTGACGGATGCGGTTAATCAGAATATCCATGTCAAACGGTTTCAGAATGTAATAAGAAGCTCCCAACTCGACCGCTCGTTTGGTGATGGTCTCCTGACCAAAAGCGGTCAGCATAATAACCTTTGGTTGTTGTTTTAAATCCAACATTTGAATCTTTTCCAACACTCCGATTCCATCCAGTACCGGCATAATGATATCAAGAATCACGACATCTGGATTGTGAGATTCAATCATATCCAACACTTCGTTGCCATTAAAAGCAATTCCCACAATTTGCATATCGCGTTGTTCTCCGATAAAATCACGAAGCAGACCGGCAAACTCCCGATTGTCATCTGCAATTAACACTTTGATTTGACTCACTTTTTGGGTCCCCCTTTGACCACGGTTAGGATAGTAAATTAAATTCGACAAACTGATGGCTTATCCTTCCAAATCCGAAATCCAATAATCACGGTTGCACCAGATAAATTTTTTCGACAAATCCAAGTCTCTAGAAATTTATTAACTATTGCTAAAATTTATGTCATTTGAAATGTCGAAAAATAGTCGTAAAACAGGTATAAAGTCCTATTATAAACACAGTTCTAAATACCTACAAAAACACCCGTCTTCGGTTTCAATGCCGATGTACGGGTGTTTACGTTTCAAGAAGCTTTATTTAACCGATGATCGGGAACAGCTGCGCTCGCCTTTGTTTGGATTCCTGCTTCATTTAACATCCATTCGATAAAGACTCCATATCCCTGCGTCGGATCATTGACGAAAACATGTGTGACGGCCCCCACCAGCTTTCCATCTTGCAAAATCGGGCTGCCGCTCATTCCTTGAATGATACCGCCCGTTTTTTCAATCAGTTTGGGATCTGTCACTTTAATGACCATACTTTTGGTGGCAGGAAATTTCTGCCGCAACACGTTCACGATTTCAATATCGTACTCTTCGACCTCCTGGCCGTTTACGACAGTCAAAATTTTGGCGGGTCCTTCCTTTACCTGTTCTGCCAACGCAATTGGAATCGGTTCGTTGACCTTACCGTAATCCGGGATCTGCGACATTGTCCCGTACACCCCGAATTCAGAATTTCTCTTGATCGTTCCTAGTACGTTACTCTCATCGATCATCGTACCCCGTTTTTCCCCCGGTTGACCGCTTTCCCCCTTGTCGATGGATGTAACGCTGGAGTGTACCACCTGCCCATCTTTCACTTCAATCGGTTGACCGGTGTCCAAATCGGAGATTACATGCCCTAAAGCGCCAAACACTTTCTGCTTTGGTGCAAAGAATGTCAGCGTACCGACACCCGCTGCCGAATCGCGGATATATAATCCGATTCGATACGTTTGGGTCTCGTTATCCCATACAGGTGTGACATGTGTTTTGGTTGCCGATTTGGAACGCATTAGGGTTAATTCCAAGTCCCGTTTCTCCTTGCCGGCTCTGTTGATTAACATAGCCGCTTGTTCGACGCTTTGTACCGTTTTCCCATCGATTTTGGTTATTACATCCCCGACTTTAATATTGGCTGTCTCTGCGGGAGAGAGAGTTTTTTCTACACTTTTTATAAGGTTGTACCCGACAACCATAATTCCGGATGACCTGATTTTGACACCGATCGATTGACCGCCGGGAATCACTTTTATGTCAGGAATCACGCTGACATGAACGGATTTTACAGGCAAAAAGCCGAATAACTTGACCTGTACATCTGCATCCCCCTGTGCAAGGGAGTCAATTTCGATTGGTTGTTTCAGATTAAGTGCCAAGCTGGAAGGCGAATCAGAACGGTGAATGGCAGCCACATGAGCATTACTTGTTGTGACGACAGCATGGACGGGCAGTCCAAGTTTCAGCCACGTGCTGTTCCCCTCCAAAACACGGATTTGAGAAGGGGTATTTACCCACTCCCGTATCGGTGTCCAACAAAAAAGCGCGACGATACAAGCAGCGAAAAGTAATCCGACCCATTTTTTCGTCCATTCTCTAGACACATTCGTCACGCTCCTCCGCCGATATGTTTCCTAATGTGTATATATAAAATTGCCTTTCCACGGCGGTTTTATGCCGTCAAATGAGTTTTTGCAAAAAAGAAAAAACCGGGAGGATCCAGACAGCTCTACCTGCTGTCCGGTTCACACCCGGTATGTTTGACTATTTAAGACGCTTTATTTTTTAAGGAACGCGCTTGTTCCATCATTTCTTCTGCATGTTTGCGGCTCGTTTCAGTTAACTCTGCGCCAGACAGCATACGAGCCAATTCTTCTACCCGCTCCGTATCGGTCAGCTGTTTCACCATGGTTTGAGAACGCCCCGATTGCTGTATTTTATGAATCATAAAATGGCAATCTGCCATGCATGCGACCTGCGGCAGGTGGGTGACACAGATCACCTGGTTAACCGCTGCAACTACCGCCATTTTTTCTGCTACGGCTTGTGCAGCCCGACCGGAAATTCCCGTATCAATCTCATCAAATATGAGGGTTTCTACGCCGTCTCCGGCCAAAATGGTTTTAACCGCAAGCAGTGTTCTGGAGAGTTCCCCACCTGATGCAATTTTTGAGAGCGGTCGTAACGGTTCGCCCGGGTTGGAAGAAAACAGAAATTCGATACGGTCAATACCCGATTCATTTACATGAACGAGCTGTCCGTCAATGTTGATTCCATCCGAATCGGCCATTGTGGAAAAACCGATTGAAAACGCGGTGCGCGGCATCATTAAAGAGGAAAGTTCGTTTACAATTTGTTTGCATAGTTTGTCTGCAATCGATTTTCGCCGTTCTGACAGTTTTGTGACTTCAGCTACCAATTCCTGTTCGTATTTCACCAGATTTTTCTGTAACCGCTCGATATTTTCCTCATGGTTTTCCAAACGGTTTAATTCTTGTTCCACCTGGTCGGCATAATGAAGAATTTCATTCACGGTAGGAGCGTATTTTCGACGCAAACGCTGTAAGGCTGCCAAGCGTTCCTCCAGCGCCTGCAGTTTAACCGGATTAAATTCGACGGAATCCCGGTATGTCCGAAGTTCATGCGCTGCTTCTTCCAGTTGGTAGGCAGCTGATTTAATCAATTCCAAAGAAGATTGAAGCGTTTTGTCGTAACGGATCGTCTGTTCCAAATCATGACTTAATTTATGAAGCGAGTCGAGTATCGGCTG
The sequence above is a segment of the Effusibacillus dendaii genome. Coding sequences within it:
- the spo0A gene encoding sporulation transcription factor Spo0A; amino-acid sequence: MSQIKVLIADDNREFAGLLRDFIGEQRDMQIVGIAFNGNEVLDMIESHNPDVVILDIIMPVLDGIGVLEKIQMLDLKQQPKVIMLTAFGQETITKRAVELGASYYILKPFDMDILINRIRQVVRVPSGSKQLPVMTRGKNVDASITNIIHEIGVPAHIKGYQYLREAINMVYKDVEILGSITKVLYPKIADKYNTTPSRVERAIRHAIEVAWGRGSLDAIRSVFGYTVSVGKAKPTNSEFIAMVADKLRIEAKIS
- the spoIVB gene encoding SpoIVB peptidase gives rise to the protein MSREWTKKWVGLLFAACIVALFCWTPIREWVNTPSQIRVLEGNSTWLKLGLPVHAVVTTSNAHVAAIHRSDSPSSLALNLKQPIEIDSLAQGDADVQVKLFGFLPVKSVHVSVIPDIKVIPGGQSIGVKIRSSGIMVVGYNLIKSVEKTLSPAETANIKVGDVITKIDGKTVQSVEQAAMLINRAGKEKRDLELTLMRSKSATKTHVTPVWDNETQTYRIGLYIRDSAAGVGTLTFFAPKQKVFGALGHVISDLDTGQPIEVKDGQVVHSSVTSIDKGESGQPGEKRGTMIDESNVLGTIKRNSEFGVYGTMSQIPDYGKVNEPIPIALAEQVKEGPAKILTVVNGQEVEEYDIEIVNVLRQKFPATKSMVIKVTDPKLIEKTGGIIQGMSGSPILQDGKLVGAVTHVFVNDPTQGYGVFIEWMLNEAGIQTKASAAVPDHRLNKAS
- the recN gene encoding DNA repair protein RecN, whose product is MLQELYIRNVALIEEIRLHFGQGLNVLTGETGTGKSILIDALGLILGGRASSDLIRQGCDKALVEALFVVENAQPFRQLLQELGIEWEDQSLVIVREIASSGKTVCRVNGRIVTVQTLRQIGALLVDLAGQHEQQTLLRAEEHLAILDAFGGQPIQRLKQNTAVAYAKYRSAKKELEQAAVGEQERVQRLDMLRFQLEEIQSLRLQPEDEEQLEQERNRLSHAEKLSTIVSHTYDALFTGENRQQPILDSLHKLSHDLEQTIRYDKTLQSSLELIKSAAYQLEEAAHELRTYRDSVEFNPVKLQALEERLAALQRLRRKYAPTVNEILHYADQVEQELNRLENHEENIERLQKNLVKYEQELVAEVTKLSERRKSIADKLCKQIVNELSSLMMPRTAFSIGFSTMADSDGINIDGQLVHVNESGIDRIEFLFSSNPGEPLRPLSKIASGGELSRTLLAVKTILAGDGVETLIFDEIDTGISGRAAQAVAEKMAVVAAVNQVICVTHLPQVACMADCHFMIHKIQQSGRSQTMVKQLTDTERVEELARMLSGAELTETSRKHAEEMMEQARSLKNKAS